One Companilactobacillus heilongjiangensis genomic window, CGTAGATAGGCTTTTGAACTGTTTCTCCAGATTCAGGATCAGTGGTAGGTTCAAAACCAGTCACAACACGGTTGCCAAAGGTTGTCAAAATGTAGTCTTGAATACCTGACATTGAGACACCGATTCGGCGATTCTTTTGGATAACATTACGTGAAACTTCCCAATCGTAACTACTGAATGTAACACGTTTTGTATAACGGGCTGCTAAGGCAAAGGCTTCTTTCAAATTCCAGCCCTCTTCTTCAGCAATCAATGGGAAAATTTCGAACAAGTTACATGGTTCACCATTGCTCAATGAAATTTCTCCACAAGGGTTAGTTCCTTCAACGCCATCATCAATTCCGGGTTGATAGCCATCAATGGCACGTCCATAATTACGTGACAACTCAAGGTTAACGATTCCGGGCTCACCATTGTGAGTAATGGAATCAGCGATTGGAGCGTAACGGTTGAATTCTGAATCAACCGCAACACTATTATTAGAAGCCCAACGGTGGTGATAAAGTTTCTTTTGGTCTTGTTTCATAGTAATAAAGTCATCATCAGTTGATCCGCCCAAAGCCAATTCAGCTGAACGACGAACGTTACCAGCAACAACTGTTTTACCAATCAAGTTACCCATATCGGTACAGTCAACTGAAGTCAATTTACGACCAACAGCACTGTTCAAAACTTCATTAATATCAAAGAACATTTCAATCAAAGGTACGGGACCTGAAGCAGTTCCACCGAAGCCTTTGATTTTTTCACCCTTGGCACGGATGTCAGTAATATCAAGGACAACATCTTTGAAACCATCATTAGTATCGTTAAAGTGAGCGTCAATCATATTGGCATTTCCAACGACCCAACCTTCACGAGTATCAGGCAATTCGTAGTGACGTGTGGCAGAAATATCATTCTTTACCAACCAGTCGTCACGGTCAACAGCACCAGCAGCGATAGAGTCCTTATATGAAGCACTCTCCTTGCCAATAAGCACAGTTAAGCTGACTTTGTTATCAACTACAGGCATCAACTTCATGTTGCTAGGAACGACAGAGAAGCCGACACCGCCCCCCTTCATCAATTGATCGAACATGAATGAGAAAGGCATTGAAACAGCTAGTTGTTCCTTTTGAAGATAGTTAGGCACAATGTGACTGTCACCATACTTTTGTGGACGGATAGCAATGAACCAACAATTGTTCAAAGCATCCCCGTTACGATGTTGATATTCAGTACCAGAAATCCAGAGGTTTCTCCCTGAAGGAGTGGCAGCTAAACCATAGACCAATTTGTATAAACTTTGAGCTTCTTTAACTAATCCGGCATATTGTTCATCAGTTAAATTATTATCTTTTAAACGAGGGTCAAGATTGATATTTCCTTCGACCACACGCTTAACTGTTTCGGACCAATTTTCAGTCCGGCCAAGTTTGTCAATGAAACGCGCATATGTACGTTTGTATGTAACCCAGCCTAGTTCACCCCAGTGAGGTTTAATTGTCTTCTTAACTTCATCGACGAATTCGTCGGATAAAATAACTTTATTAATTACGTCCATTAATAATCACTCCACACTTTTTAAATAACACAATATATAGTACCCTCGAATAGAAAAAATGACAATATCTTGTATGCGAATATTGTTATTGACTTTTGAAGAGCTATTTTGAGTGTTGATATTTCGGCAATTTCAAATAAAAATATACATCTTGTAACTTAATGAATTCTTCAGAATTCAAAGCGAAAAGCCAAGGTCGCAATTACTATTCTAATATTGCACTTCGAGACTTAGCAATGGTTTTTTTAATTTAAACTATGAGCCAAAATTCAAGTGGATAAAGGCAAATATTTCCCTTGACACGAACATATGGTTGTTACATCAGGTGTTCCACAAGATAATTAATTTTTGACATAAAAAAGCCCAATGATTTACTTCCAAATCATTGGACCTATACCAATTTATTTTTAATCAACATCGGCAATTGAAACAAATTCATTAGTAGCAACTCGATTGAATGACATATGGTCAACAAAAATTGCTCTATCCGAATACCAAACACTTCCAGGCGCTAACTCGCGATCAGTAATTAATTTACCATTATGATCATATAAGGGTGCTGGAGTCTTTCTGATTACTGTTAAGTCTCCAACCTCTGGCAGGTACATATAACCATCATTTTGATTAACCAAAACATTGGGTGCCAATTGGAAATATGTTTGATTTCCATGATAGAACTCACTATTAACTTTCCATACGGTACCTGTATCCAAAATAACTGGAGTCACGTGGCCCTGCATATCAGTCGTTTGAGCCTTTTGAGTAACCGCAAAGTCATATCGACCTGAAGGTAATGTTGAATCAGCTTTAGCGGTTGTCGTATTTTCCAAAGCCAACGCACCAAATAATAAACTAACTGTTACCGATAAATATGCTACAAATTTCTTCATATTAAAAGCCTCCTTAACATATTTATTGCCCTAATTATAGATTCATAAAAAATAAAAAAAGCAGACATAGAGTATCCTATGCTGCTTCATATTAAAAATTATCATTATTCAAATATGATACTAATCGAGTGCATCCCCTAATGACACAAACTCATCAGTTGCAACACGATAATATGTCATCTTGTCACGGAAAATAGTTCTGTCAGTATACCAAGATGATTTTGGTGACAAAGCACGGTCAGTAATCAACTTACCATTGTGATCATACAAAGGCGCAGCAGTTTTACTACTGATAGTTAAGGTACCAACACTTGGCAGATACATATATCCAGCGCTTTGATTGACCAAAATATTTGGTGCTAATTCAAAGAATGTTTGGTCACCATGAGTATATTCACTATTGATTTTCCAAACGGAACCGGCATCCAAAACGGTTGACGTAACATTGCCTTGCATATCATTTGTTTGTGCCTTATTTGTTACGGCAAAACTATAGCGACCAGCAGGCAATGGTGAATCAGCTTTAACAGTTGTTGTATTAGCTAAACTCAAAGCACCAAACAACAAACCAGCGAAAGCTACTAAAAAGGTGGTAATTTTCTTCATAATATATATCCCCCTATACGATTTATTAATTTAATTATACTCCTCAAGAGGATTAAAAAAAGCAGACCCGAAAGTCTGCTAAGCCTGTTTCATATGAACCGTACTCTGGGATTTATACTGCATCAGTCGACCAATCCCATGTCCTTTGCAATAGTGGTCCCAATCAATCTTGCGAACCCAAATCTTAGTATCCTTATCCCCAATATCTGACACTAAGACTTTTGAATGACTAAATGGATAAACGACTATCAATAATAATGACATTAAAAATCCATTTGCAAAAAACATCAATCCAATTATCATCAACATAGTTACAATATCTAGTACTGTAATTCGGCGGTAATATGATTTCG contains:
- the nrdJ gene encoding ribonucleoside-triphosphate reductase, adenosylcobalamin-dependent is translated as MDVINKVILSDEFVDEVKKTIKPHWGELGWVTYKRTYARFIDKLGRTENWSETVKRVVEGNINLDPRLKDNNLTDEQYAGLVKEAQSLYKLVYGLAATPSGRNLWISGTEYQHRNGDALNNCWFIAIRPQKYGDSHIVPNYLQKEQLAVSMPFSFMFDQLMKGGGVGFSVVPSNMKLMPVVDNKVSLTVLIGKESASYKDSIAAGAVDRDDWLVKNDISATRHYELPDTREGWVVGNANMIDAHFNDTNDGFKDVVLDITDIRAKGEKIKGFGGTASGPVPLIEMFFDINEVLNSAVGRKLTSVDCTDMGNLIGKTVVAGNVRRSAELALGGSTDDDFITMKQDQKKLYHHRWASNNSVAVDSEFNRYAPIADSITHNGEPGIVNLELSRNYGRAIDGYQPGIDDGVEGTNPCGEISLSNGEPCNLFEIFPLIAEEEGWNLKEAFALAARYTKRVTFSSYDWEVSRNVIQKNRRIGVSMSGIQDYILTTFGNRVVTGFEPTTDPESGETVQKPIYDQRVVKKFDGLYHTVVEADKEYSNALGCKPSIKHTTVKPSGTVAKLAGVSEGMHFHYAGYLIQRIRFQDSDPLLPALKACGYKIEPDVYTKHTMCVEFPVKAANADDPNFASAGSVSIAEQFATQAFLQTYWSDNAVSCTITFQPNEADQIAPLMYQYRHVTKSTSLLPYSGADFKQAPKEPIDKKVYQERESEVNENVAAVFAEQNDNHDKKDIELVDQSDCAGGACPIR